In one Bradyrhizobium sp. 4 genomic region, the following are encoded:
- a CDS encoding TRAP transporter large permease subunit: MTAFIIANLAPIMFATLVVVLLLGYPAAFSLGAVGLFFAIIGVELGQFHPDFLQALPERVYGVMNNDTLLAIPFFTFMGLVLERSGMAEDLLDTIGQLFGTIRGGLAYAVVFVGALLAATTGVVAASVISMGLISLPIMLRYGYDRRVATGIIAASGTLAQIIPPSLVLIVMADQLGKSVGDMYEGAFIPGLVLAALYAGYAFLVTLIFPNAAPGLPKEAIGFREESGDRGLRSLGVLFLASCVFGWFMMRNSETHGADFVVLSMFFGILFAFFVAIANWGIDKLTGFRFLSKMAQQTTFVMVPPLFLIFLVLGTIFIGVATPTEGGAMGAAGALILGAMKRRLTWDLVRQAVESTAKLSAFVVFILVGARVFSLTFYGVSGHVWVEHLLTSLPGGQVGFLIFVNAFVFVLAFFLDFFELAFIVIPLLGPAAEHLGIDLIWFGVILGVNMQTSFMHPPFGFALFYLRSVAPKERYTDRVTGKRMEPVTTGQIYWGAVPFVVIQLIMVLLVITFPSMVMHYKGVQSTVDPNSIKIDIPQIDLPPLDFGQPKQ; the protein is encoded by the coding sequence ATGACCGCGTTTATTATCGCCAATCTGGCGCCCATCATGTTCGCGACGCTCGTCGTCGTGCTGCTGCTCGGCTATCCGGCGGCATTTTCGCTCGGCGCCGTCGGCTTGTTCTTCGCCATCATCGGCGTTGAGCTCGGACAATTCCACCCGGACTTTCTCCAGGCCCTGCCGGAGCGCGTCTACGGCGTGATGAACAACGACACGCTGCTCGCCATTCCCTTCTTCACCTTCATGGGACTGGTGCTCGAGCGCTCCGGCATGGCGGAGGATCTGCTCGACACCATCGGTCAGTTGTTCGGCACCATCCGCGGCGGCCTCGCCTACGCCGTGGTGTTCGTCGGTGCCCTGCTCGCGGCGACGACCGGCGTCGTGGCGGCTTCGGTGATCTCGATGGGCCTGATCTCACTGCCGATCATGCTGCGGTACGGCTATGACCGCCGCGTGGCGACCGGCATCATCGCGGCCTCCGGCACGCTGGCGCAGATCATCCCACCCTCGCTCGTCCTGATCGTGATGGCCGACCAGCTCGGCAAGTCGGTCGGCGACATGTACGAGGGCGCGTTTATTCCGGGCTTGGTGCTCGCGGCCCTCTACGCGGGGTACGCGTTCCTCGTGACCTTGATTTTCCCGAACGCCGCTCCGGGCCTGCCGAAGGAAGCTATCGGCTTCCGCGAGGAAAGCGGTGACCGCGGCCTGAGGTCGCTGGGCGTGCTGTTCCTGGCGAGCTGCGTGTTTGGCTGGTTCATGATGCGGAATTCGGAGACCCACGGCGCCGACTTCGTCGTGCTCAGCATGTTCTTCGGCATCCTCTTCGCCTTCTTCGTCGCGATCGCGAACTGGGGCATCGACAAGCTCACGGGCTTCCGTTTCCTCTCGAAGATGGCGCAACAGACCACCTTCGTGATGGTGCCGCCGCTGTTCCTGATCTTCCTGGTGCTGGGCACGATCTTCATCGGTGTCGCGACGCCCACCGAAGGCGGTGCGATGGGCGCAGCCGGCGCCCTCATTCTCGGTGCCATGAAACGTCGGCTGACCTGGGACCTCGTTCGTCAGGCGGTCGAATCGACGGCAAAGCTCTCCGCCTTCGTCGTCTTCATCCTGGTCGGGGCACGCGTATTCTCGCTCACCTTCTACGGCGTCAGTGGCCACGTCTGGGTCGAGCACCTGCTGACCTCCCTACCCGGCGGCCAGGTTGGCTTCCTGATCTTCGTCAACGCGTTCGTGTTCGTGCTGGCGTTCTTCCTCGACTTCTTCGAGCTCGCCTTCATCGTGATCCCGCTGCTCGGGCCCGCGGCGGAGCATCTCGGTATCGACCTGATCTGGTTCGGCGTCATTCTCGGCGTCAACATGCAGACGTCGTTCATGCACCCGCCGTTCGGATTTGCGCTGTTCTATTTGCGCTCGGTCGCGCCAAAGGAACGTTATACCGATCGCGTCACCGGCAAACGCATGGAGCCGGTCACGACAGGACAGATCTATTGGGGCGCGGTTCCGTTCGTCGTCATCCAGCTCATCATGGTGCTGCTGGTGATCACGTTCCCGTCGATGGTGATGCACTACAAGGGCGTGCAGTCCACAGTCGATCCCAACAGCATCAAGATCGACATTCCCCAGATCGATCTGCCGCCGCTCGACTTCGGCCAGCCGAAGCAATAG
- a CDS encoding TRAP transporter small permease subunit — MQALLKLSNGIDAFTRWTGKRLAWLILLAVIISALNAIIRKTLDTSSNSWLELQWVLFSIVFLLCASWTLLDNEHIRIDIFNSMMPKRARNIIDIIGHIFFLIPLTVVMIVTGVPFFLRSLQINEQSGNAGGLPQWPAKSLIMVGFALLLVQGISELIKRIAIMRGMIPDPHESQVSALEAEVEHLVEAIEKK, encoded by the coding sequence TTGCAAGCGCTCCTGAAGCTGAGCAATGGAATTGACGCGTTCACACGTTGGACCGGCAAGCGTCTGGCTTGGCTGATCCTGCTCGCCGTGATCATCTCGGCGCTGAACGCGATCATTCGGAAGACGTTGGACACGTCCTCCAACTCGTGGCTCGAGCTGCAATGGGTGCTTTTCAGCATCGTGTTCCTGCTGTGCGCGTCCTGGACGCTGCTCGACAACGAGCACATCCGGATCGACATCTTCAACAGCATGATGCCGAAGCGGGCTCGCAACATCATCGACATCATCGGGCACATCTTCTTCCTGATCCCGCTGACCGTTGTCATGATCGTCACCGGGGTACCGTTCTTCCTGCGCTCGCTCCAGATCAACGAGCAATCCGGCAACGCCGGCGGCCTGCCGCAATGGCCGGCCAAGTCGCTGATCATGGTCGGCTTCGCCCTCCTGCTCGTTCAAGGCATCTCCGAGCTGATCAAGCGGATCGCCATCATGCGCGGCATGATCCCGGACCCACACGAGTCGCAGGTGTCCGCACTGGAGGCCGAGGTCGAGCACCTCGTCGAAGCGATCGAAAAGAAGTAG
- the moaA gene encoding GTP 3',8-cyclase MoaA, producing MNGLSASPRAALSSAMTDPFGRTISYLRVSVTDRCDLRCFYCMSEDMTFLPKADLLTLEELDRLCSAFIAKGVKKLRLTGGEPLVRRNVMTLVRSLSRHLKSGALSELTLTTNGTQLAKYASELADCGVRRINVSLDTLDPQKFREITRWGEIDKVLEGIEAARAAGLAVKINAVALKNLNEDELPDLMRWAHGKSMGLTLIEVMPMGEIGSGRIDQYLPLSLVRARLAQQFTLTDLAESTGGPARYVSVAETGGKLGFITPMTHNFCESCNRVRVTCTGTLHTCLGHEDASDLRKPLRASDDDSLLADAIDRAIGLKPKGHDFIIDRRHDRPSVSRHMSVTGG from the coding sequence ATGAACGGACTTTCCGCGAGCCCCCGCGCCGCGCTGTCGAGCGCGATGACCGATCCGTTCGGACGGACCATCTCGTATTTGCGCGTCTCCGTCACCGACCGCTGCGACCTGCGCTGCTTCTACTGCATGTCGGAAGACATGACGTTCCTGCCCAAGGCGGACCTGCTGACGCTGGAGGAACTCGACCGGCTCTGCTCGGCCTTCATCGCCAAGGGCGTGAAGAAGCTGCGGCTCACCGGCGGCGAACCGCTGGTCCGCCGCAACGTGATGACGCTGGTGCGCTCGCTGTCGCGGCATCTTAAGAGCGGCGCGCTGAGCGAGCTGACGCTGACCACCAACGGCACCCAGCTTGCGAAATACGCCAGCGAGCTCGCCGATTGCGGCGTCCGCCGCATCAACGTCTCGCTCGACACGCTCGACCCGCAGAAGTTTCGCGAGATCACCCGGTGGGGCGAGATCGACAAGGTGCTGGAGGGCATCGAGGCGGCGCGCGCTGCGGGCCTCGCGGTCAAGATCAACGCCGTTGCGCTGAAGAACCTCAACGAGGACGAACTTCCCGACCTGATGCGCTGGGCCCACGGCAAGAGCATGGGGCTGACGCTGATCGAGGTCATGCCGATGGGCGAGATCGGATCGGGACGGATCGACCAATACCTGCCGCTGTCGCTGGTGCGCGCGCGCCTCGCCCAGCAGTTCACGCTGACGGATCTGGCCGAGAGCACCGGCGGGCCGGCGCGCTATGTCAGCGTCGCCGAGACTGGCGGCAAGCTCGGCTTCATCACCCCGATGACTCATAATTTCTGCGAATCCTGCAATCGCGTGCGCGTCACCTGCACGGGAACGTTGCACACCTGCCTCGGCCACGAGGATGCCTCCGATTTGCGCAAACCTCTGCGTGCATCGGACGACGATTCGCTGCTTGCGGATGCGATCGACCGCGCCATTGGGCTCAAGCCCAAGGGCCACGACTTCATCATCGACCGCCGCCACGACCGTCCCAGCGTCAGCAGGCACATGAGCGTCACCGGCGGCTAG
- a CDS encoding HAD-IA family hydrolase encodes MIPSHTIVFDLDGTLVDTAPDLITALNYVLDREGLPPVPMASARNMIGAGARKLIERGLEAEGRSVTVADMDRMTADFIAYYADNIAVESRPFEGLEAALDHFAAQGHRLAVCTNKLEWLSKRLLDQLDLSRRFAAICGADTFGVQKPDPTIFRETVARAGGEVKASIMVGDAGPDVGVARRAGVPVIGVSFGYTDVPIAELKPDRLIHHMRDLPAAASSLMTAQEALK; translated from the coding sequence ATGATCCCCTCCCACACCATCGTCTTCGATCTCGACGGCACGCTTGTGGATACGGCGCCCGACCTGATCACCGCGCTCAATTACGTGCTCGACCGCGAAGGGCTGCCGCCCGTGCCGATGGCCTCGGCCCGCAACATGATCGGCGCCGGCGCCCGCAAGCTGATCGAGCGGGGGCTGGAAGCCGAGGGCCGCAGCGTCACGGTTGCCGACATGGACCGGATGACGGCCGATTTCATCGCCTATTACGCCGACAATATCGCCGTCGAATCCCGGCCCTTCGAGGGGCTGGAGGCCGCGCTCGACCATTTTGCGGCCCAGGGCCATCGCCTCGCCGTCTGCACCAACAAGCTGGAATGGCTGTCGAAGCGCCTGCTGGACCAGCTCGACCTGAGCCGGCGCTTCGCGGCGATCTGCGGCGCTGACACTTTTGGCGTGCAGAAGCCCGATCCGACCATTTTCCGGGAAACGGTGGCGCGGGCCGGCGGGGAGGTCAAAGCAAGCATCATGGTCGGCGATGCCGGACCCGATGTCGGCGTGGCCCGGCGCGCCGGAGTTCCCGTGATCGGGGTCAGCTTCGGCTATACGGACGTGCCGATCGCCGAGCTGAAGCCGGACCGGCTGATCCATCACATGCGCGACCTTCCGGCCGCCGCCAGCAGCCTGATGACTGCGCAGGAAGCTCTCAAGTAG
- the rpiA gene encoding ribose-5-phosphate isomerase RpiA — MNMDQLKRQAAARALEDVRDGMQLGLGTGSTAKHFVELLGERVRTGLKVIGVPTSEATRLDAIRCGVPLTTLDEIDHLDITVDGADEIDTELNLIKGGGGALLREKIVAAASDRMIVIADDTKWVPTLGRFPLPIEVIPFGLGATRRAIEKAFAECGVSGQMAVRKGKDGHVFVTDGGHWIVDAQLEKIEDPARLATALSAIPGVVEHGLFIGLASSAVLAGGEGIRVIERRKPKGD, encoded by the coding sequence GTGAACATGGACCAGTTGAAGCGGCAGGCTGCGGCGCGCGCCCTCGAGGACGTCCGAGACGGCATGCAGCTCGGGCTCGGCACCGGCTCGACCGCAAAACATTTCGTCGAGCTGCTCGGCGAGCGGGTCCGCACCGGACTGAAAGTGATCGGCGTGCCGACCTCCGAGGCGACGCGCCTCGATGCAATTCGCTGCGGCGTGCCGCTGACCACGCTGGACGAGATCGACCATCTCGACATCACCGTCGACGGCGCCGACGAGATCGACACAGAACTCAATCTGATCAAGGGCGGCGGCGGCGCGCTGTTGCGCGAGAAGATCGTGGCGGCCGCCTCGGATCGCATGATCGTGATTGCCGACGACACCAAATGGGTGCCGACACTCGGCCGCTTTCCGCTACCGATCGAAGTCATTCCGTTCGGGCTCGGCGCAACGCGACGCGCGATCGAGAAGGCGTTTGCGGAATGCGGCGTTTCCGGGCAGATGGCGGTCCGCAAGGGCAAGGACGGCCACGTTTTCGTCACCGATGGCGGCCACTGGATCGTCGATGCCCAGCTCGAAAAGATTGAGGATCCCGCCCGCCTCGCCACGGCGTTGAGCGCGATCCCCGGCGTCGTCGAGCATGGTTTGTTCATTGGCTTGGCCAGTTCGGCTGTTTTGGCCGGTGGCGAGGGAATTCGCGTGATTGAACGGCGAAAGCCGAAAGGAGACTAG
- a CDS encoding DUF2059 domain-containing protein, whose protein sequence is MKSVLKLLPVVTLAVGLALSVAPAGAQQAAAPKSSPAAVAAAKEILTIKNASAMYANAVPGLVDKTKIALIQQNLNYQKDLTEVAQIVAQQLKGRESEIGDGMAQVYASEFTEQELKDLVTFYKSPLGKKLIEAEPRAIGLSMAFMNSWAQNFSETVMGNFRAEMRKRGKEI, encoded by the coding sequence ATGAAGAGCGTTTTGAAATTGTTGCCGGTCGTGACCCTCGCTGTGGGACTGGCCCTCTCGGTCGCCCCGGCCGGGGCCCAGCAGGCAGCGGCGCCGAAATCGTCGCCGGCCGCCGTGGCGGCGGCCAAGGAGATCCTGACGATCAAGAACGCCAGTGCGATGTACGCCAACGCCGTGCCCGGCCTGGTCGATAAGACCAAGATCGCGCTGATCCAGCAGAACCTCAACTACCAGAAGGACCTCACCGAGGTCGCCCAGATCGTAGCCCAGCAGCTCAAGGGCCGCGAAAGCGAAATCGGCGATGGCATGGCGCAGGTCTATGCCAGCGAGTTCACCGAGCAGGAGCTGAAGGATCTCGTCACTTTCTACAAGTCGCCGCTGGGCAAGAAGCTGATCGAGGCCGAGCCGCGCGCCATCGGGCTGAGCATGGCCTTCATGAACTCCTGGGCCCAGAACTTCTCCGAGACCGTGATGGGCAACTTCCGCGCCGAGATGCGCAAGCGTGGCAAGGAAATCTGA